Proteins from a single region of Cryptomeria japonica unplaced genomic scaffold, Sugi_1.0 HiC_scaffold_79, whole genome shotgun sequence:
- the LOC131864175 gene encoding receptor-like protein 45 produces MLTETGQTATDGGKGNGPTPAILSGSLPSRVTLPKYFGYLDLHNNSLKGARPLPLAGAYLLDLSMNQFNGSIPSRIGAYLENARFLSLSRNNLSGAIPDSICTPYLQVLDLSKNTLSSVIPPHLTRNCSSLSVLDLAENHLEGPIPRNLTNLLAMVNASQSNPDYLEEYTSIGATYTNQIKISWEGWDVEFVKVLFILKCIDLSNNNLSGSIPPEMGSLQGLIALNLSRNDLSGRIPKTLGRMDQLESLDLSLNRLNVLKSILPHGGQFLTFGESSYLGNPKLSGIPFTNVTVCNNSSGYGNCTSIERSGEAENSDGEMIGWAIGLGLSYCLGFSIVIGISIFNKREAELGFRGPSSQAMLMWVHTGRGVLGVGGRRRRKELLGLGGGCGGGRQEVGGLSGGGVLLLQPKLSRGFGVLGGPILGGASEGRGLGC; encoded by the exons ATGCTAACGGAAACGGGACAAACGGCAACGGATGGTGGCAAAGGGAATGGGCCCACACCTGCCATACTAAGCG GGTCATTGCCATCTAGAGTAACCTTACCCAAGTATTTTGGCTATCTAGATTTGCACAATAATAGCTTAAAAGGTGCTCGTCCTCTTCCTCTCGCTGGAGCTTATCTGCTGGATCTGTCGATGAATCAGTTTAATGGTTCTATTCCTAGTCGCATCGGTGCGTATCTTGAAAATGCAAGGTTCTTATCCTTGTCGCGGAATAATCTCAGCGGAGCGATTCCAGATTCTATTTGCACTCCATATTTGCAGGTTCTTGACCTTTCAAAAAATACGCTGAGCAGTGTCATTCCTCCTCATTTAACCAGGAATTGTTCTTCTCTTAGTGTTCTAGATTTGGCAGAGAATCATCTGGAAG GACCCATTCCAAGAAACCTTACAAATTTGCTCGCAATGGTCAATGCATCGCAAAGTAATCCAGACTATCTCGAAGAATACACTTCAATTGGTGCTACATATACAAATCAGATTAAAATTTCCTGGGAAGGTTGGGATGTTGAATTTGTGAAAGTTCTTTTCATTCTTAAATGTATTGatctttcaaacaacaacttatCTGGGAGCATTCCTCCCGAAATGGGATCTCTTCAAGGCTTGATAGCCCTTAACCTTTCAAGGAATGATCTCAGTGGCCGAATCCCAAAAACATTGGGACGCATGGATCAGCTAGAGTCTTTGGACCTCTCGCTAAACAGGCTGAATG TTCTTAAATCTATCTTACCCCACGGGGGGCAGTTTCTAACGTTTGGGGAGTCGTCCTACTTGGGCAATCCTAAGCTAAGTGGGATTCCATTTACCAATGTAACCGTCTGCAACAACTCTTCTGGCTATGGCAACTGCACAAGTATTGAGAGAAGTGGTGAAGCAGAGAACTCAGATGGTGAAATGATAGGATGGGCAATCGGACTTGGATTGAGTTATTGTTTGGGATTCTCTATTGTGATTGGAATATCGATCTTCAATAAGAGG GAGGCCGAGCTAGGGTTTCGCGGCCCTAGCTCCCAGGCGATGCTGATGTGGGTTCACACGGGGCGGGGAGTGTTGGGTGTCGGGGGAAGACGGAGGAGGAAGGAGTTGCTAGGGCTCGGTGGTGGCTGTGGGGGTGGTCGCCAGGAGGTGGGAGGGTTGAGTGGGGGTGGGGTTTTGTTGTTGCAGCCGAAGCTTTCCCGGGGGTTTGGGGTTTTAGGTGGGCCGATCCTTGGTGGTGCGAGTGAGGGGAGGGGCCTTGGGTGCTGA